The Cellulomonas sp. P24 genome contains a region encoding:
- a CDS encoding RNA-binding S4 domain-containing protein, which yields MAVPEPLVSTRVDRWVWAVRLARTRALAAAACRGGHVRVNGDHVKPAAPVRVGDEVRVRGDGPERIVVVTRVIEKRVGAGPAAECFVDHTPAPPPREHVAVAAQRDRGAGRPTKRERREIDRLRGR from the coding sequence GTGGCCGTACCGGAACCTCTCGTGTCCACCCGGGTCGATCGCTGGGTATGGGCCGTCCGGCTCGCGCGCACCCGCGCGCTCGCGGCCGCCGCGTGCCGCGGTGGTCACGTCCGGGTGAACGGCGACCACGTGAAACCCGCGGCACCCGTGCGCGTCGGTGACGAGGTGCGGGTCCGGGGCGACGGCCCCGAGCGCATCGTCGTGGTCACGCGCGTGATCGAGAAGCGGGTCGGTGCCGGACCCGCGGCGGAGTGCTTCGTGGACCACACGCCGGCTCCCCCGCCACGCGAGCACGTGGCCGTCGCCGCGCAGCGCGACCGCGGTGCCGGCCGGCCGACCAAGCGCGAGCGCCGCGAGATCGACCGTCTTCGGGGTCGCTGA
- a CDS encoding 2-hydroxyacid dehydrogenase, whose product MTSRRIVCPSADGGLAARFDSPELRRRLEALGEVVIAGDVPDQAEIREWVSTAEVVLLPVHLDDDTLRECAGRTELLAFAGTGAATYVNLTLARELGITVTNVTHYGDRAVAEHALALLLSAARGVPAADLALRGGDWTGRAGRELEGATVGVVGFGGIGRTFARLADALGMRVLVWDRAVDDADLSPVHGRAVDLDELFASSDAVSLHLPLTPQTDGLVTDHLLDLLAPGSILVNTARGELLARGALVRRLARGDLLAALDVFDPEPLAPDDPLLSAPGTILTPHLGFRTPQALARMAEGTVAAVEGFCAGRPVNVVT is encoded by the coding sequence ATGACCTCTCGACGGATCGTGTGCCCCAGCGCTGACGGCGGGCTCGCCGCCCGGTTCGACTCCCCCGAGCTGCGCCGTCGGCTCGAGGCGCTCGGCGAGGTCGTCATCGCCGGCGACGTCCCCGACCAGGCGGAGATCCGGGAGTGGGTGAGCACCGCCGAGGTCGTGCTGCTCCCGGTGCACCTCGACGACGACACCCTTCGCGAGTGCGCCGGCCGCACCGAGCTCCTCGCGTTCGCCGGCACAGGGGCTGCGACCTACGTGAACCTCACGCTGGCGCGCGAGCTCGGCATCACGGTGACCAACGTGACGCACTACGGCGACCGCGCGGTCGCGGAGCATGCGCTCGCCCTGCTGCTGTCCGCTGCGCGCGGGGTGCCTGCCGCCGACCTCGCACTGCGGGGCGGGGACTGGACGGGCCGCGCGGGGCGCGAGCTCGAGGGGGCGACCGTGGGCGTGGTCGGGTTCGGCGGGATCGGCCGGACGTTCGCCCGGCTGGCGGACGCCCTCGGGATGCGGGTGCTCGTCTGGGACCGTGCGGTCGACGACGCCGACCTGTCGCCGGTCCACGGGCGGGCGGTCGACCTCGACGAGCTGTTCGCGAGCAGCGACGCCGTCAGCCTGCACCTGCCGTTGACGCCGCAGACCGACGGCCTCGTGACGGATCACCTGCTCGACCTGCTGGCTCCGGGGTCGATCCTCGTCAACACCGCGCGTGGTGAGCTGCTCGCGCGCGGCGCCCTGGTCCGTCGCCTCGCGCGCGGTGACCTGCTGGCCGCACTCGACGTGTTCGACCCGGAGCCGCTCGCGCCGGACGACCCGCTGCTCTCCGCGCCGGGCACGATCCTCACCCCTCACCTGGGGTTCCGCACCCCGCAGGCCCTGGCCCGGATGGCCGAGGGGACGGTCGCCGCCGTCGAGGGGTTCTGCGCCGGGCGTCCCGTCAACGTCGTGACCTGA
- a CDS encoding histidine phosphatase family protein, producing MALTLYLVRHGRTVYNVEHRLQGWCDSPLTDDGAAGVDVTAHHLRTRSFAAAYASPSGRTVATADAILSHHPDTALTTDDDLREFSFGDFEAAPEQDLHAYVDPWEMFAHVFDGTYPGLPGGESAQTYLGRVRAGFARIEEAHRGDSEVLVVSHGVTLAAYLTLIGCAPTHPLPNASVSTVEIDADGGHHVTSFAVDPSGQGVPQLGTIPTQATERSDQARASA from the coding sequence GTGGCACTCACCCTGTACCTGGTCCGGCACGGTCGCACGGTCTACAACGTCGAGCACCGGCTGCAGGGGTGGTGCGACTCACCCCTCACCGACGACGGCGCGGCCGGGGTCGACGTGACCGCGCACCACCTGCGTACCCGGTCGTTCGCCGCCGCATACGCGAGCCCATCCGGTCGGACGGTCGCGACCGCCGACGCGATCCTGAGCCATCATCCGGACACGGCGCTGACCACGGATGACGACCTCCGGGAGTTCAGCTTCGGCGACTTCGAGGCCGCGCCGGAGCAGGATCTTCACGCGTACGTCGACCCCTGGGAGATGTTCGCCCACGTGTTCGACGGGACCTACCCCGGCCTCCCCGGCGGCGAGTCCGCGCAGACGTACCTGGGTCGGGTCCGCGCCGGCTTCGCACGGATCGAGGAGGCCCATCGCGGCGACTCCGAGGTCCTGGTCGTCAGCCACGGGGTGACCCTTGCGGCGTACCTCACGCTGATCGGCTGCGCGCCGACGCATCCGCTCCCCAACGCGAGCGTCTCCACCGTCGAGATCGACGCGGACGGCGGGCACCACGTCACGTCGTTCGCGGTCGACCCGTCCGGTCAGGGCGTGCCGCAGCTCGGCACGATCCCGACGCAGGCCACCGAGCGGTCCGACCAGGCCCGCGCGTCGGCCTGA
- a CDS encoding aldo/keto reductase: MRTELPTVTFGRTDMQITRVGFGAWAIGGGDWAFAWGPQDDQDSIAAIHHAVESGVNWIDTAAVYGLGHSEEVVGRALRDLPEGERPYVFTKGGRVWSDDDRRLAPRSVCTPESLRTEVEASLRRLGVDRIDLYQLHWPSADGTPVEVYWQTFLDLKAEGKVRAVGLSNHDVAQLEVAESLGHVDSLQPPFSAIRQEARDELLPWCDAHGTAVIVYSPMGSGLLTGAFTAERVAGLPADDWRRSAPAFTTELDANLRVAAALARVAERHDVPTAAAAAAWTLGFPGVTGAIVGARTPAQIDGWLPAASLTLTAEDYAEVEAARG; encoded by the coding sequence ATGAGGACCGAGCTGCCCACGGTGACCTTCGGGCGCACCGACATGCAGATCACCCGCGTCGGCTTCGGCGCATGGGCGATCGGCGGCGGGGACTGGGCGTTCGCCTGGGGACCGCAGGACGACCAGGACTCGATCGCGGCGATACATCACGCGGTCGAGTCCGGCGTCAACTGGATCGACACCGCGGCGGTGTACGGGCTCGGCCACTCCGAGGAGGTCGTCGGGCGCGCCCTGCGCGACCTGCCGGAGGGTGAGCGGCCGTACGTCTTCACCAAGGGCGGCCGCGTGTGGTCCGACGACGACCGCCGCCTCGCACCGCGGAGCGTCTGCACCCCGGAGTCGCTGCGGACAGAGGTCGAGGCGTCCTTGCGTCGGCTCGGCGTCGACCGCATCGACCTGTACCAGCTGCACTGGCCGTCGGCCGACGGGACGCCGGTGGAGGTCTACTGGCAGACCTTCCTCGACCTCAAGGCCGAGGGCAAGGTGCGGGCCGTCGGGTTGTCGAACCACGACGTCGCGCAGCTCGAGGTCGCCGAGTCCCTCGGCCACGTCGACTCGCTGCAGCCGCCGTTCTCGGCGATCCGCCAGGAGGCCCGTGACGAGCTGCTCCCGTGGTGCGACGCGCACGGCACCGCCGTGATCGTGTACAGCCCGATGGGATCCGGTCTGCTCACCGGCGCGTTCACCGCCGAGCGGGTGGCCGGCCTCCCCGCGGACGACTGGCGGAGGTCGGCCCCGGCGTTCACCACCGAGCTCGACGCGAACCTGCGGGTCGCCGCAGCGCTCGCCCGGGTCGCCGAACGGCACGACGTCCCGACGGCGGCCGCAGCAGCAGCCTGGACCCTGGGGTTCCCGGGCGTCACCGGTGCGATCGTCGGCGCGCGCACGCCGGCGCAGATCGACGGCTGGTTGCCCGCCGCGTCGTTGACGCTCACGGCGGAGGACTACGCCGAGGTCGAGGCCGCGCGCGGCTGA
- a CDS encoding aldo/keto reductase: MQQRTIGNRSVSAIGLGGMPMSIEGRPDESQSISTIHAALDAGVTLIDTADAYHLTATDVGHNESLIARALSSYGGDTSNVLVATKGGHLRPGDGSWTQDGRPEYLKEAVKASAKRLGVDVIDLYQFHRPDPRVPYADSVGAIRDLLDDGVIAMAGISNANVDQIRQAQEILGGRLVSVQNQFSPAFRSSLGELELCAELGIAFLPWSPLGGIARAGELGGQHGAFQTVADAHGVSPQRVCLAWELALAPVVIPIPGASRAASIQDSAQAADLVLTPEEIATLSADPTR; this comes from the coding sequence ATGCAGCAGCGCACCATCGGCAACCGGTCCGTCAGCGCGATCGGACTCGGCGGGATGCCGATGTCGATCGAGGGCCGTCCCGACGAGAGCCAGTCGATCAGCACGATCCACGCCGCGCTCGACGCCGGTGTCACCCTCATCGACACCGCGGACGCCTACCACCTCACCGCGACCGACGTCGGGCACAACGAGAGCCTGATCGCGCGCGCGCTGAGCAGCTACGGCGGCGACACCAGCAACGTCCTCGTCGCCACCAAGGGCGGGCACCTGCGTCCCGGCGACGGCTCGTGGACCCAGGACGGTCGGCCCGAGTACCTCAAGGAGGCCGTCAAGGCCTCGGCCAAGCGCCTCGGCGTCGACGTGATCGACCTCTACCAGTTCCACCGCCCGGACCCCCGCGTGCCGTACGCGGACTCGGTCGGCGCGATCCGCGACCTGCTCGACGACGGCGTGATCGCGATGGCCGGGATCTCGAACGCGAACGTCGACCAGATCCGTCAGGCCCAGGAGATCCTCGGGGGGCGCCTGGTGTCGGTGCAGAACCAGTTCTCGCCTGCGTTCCGGAGCAGCCTCGGCGAGCTCGAGCTGTGCGCCGAGCTCGGCATCGCCTTCCTTCCGTGGAGCCCCCTCGGTGGGATCGCCCGCGCCGGTGAGCTCGGCGGTCAGCACGGCGCCTTCCAGACCGTCGCCGACGCCCACGGGGTGAGCCCGCAGCGCGTCTGCCTCGCCTGGGAGCTCGCGCTCGCCCCGGTGGTCATCCCGATCCCCGGTGCGTCGCGTGCGGCGAGCATCCAGGACTCGGCGCAGGCCGCCGACCTCGTGCTCACCCCGGAGGAGATCGCCACGCTCTCCGCCGACCCGACCCGCTGA
- a CDS encoding LysR family transcriptional regulator: protein MELRQMEYFVALAEEQQFTRAAELTTVSQSGLSAAIRSLEEDLQTPLFLRTTRRVELTEAGHALLPFARTLLAQAAAGRDAVIATKSELSGRLRVGSEQCLGVVDVPELLERFHRRYPQVEIEFEQAGSQTLLGQIRTGELDVAFIAGPDSRTHMRLGTVEHVELSSEPLVLLAPPDSHLATKSRIEWSCLDGLDFIDFHPSWAVRLLNDEAFEARGIHRRVRFTVNDVHTLLDMVQRGLGVAIVPRPIASKPQAASLATLRLTDLSAPRWVVTAVAGAYDRSAVAASKLMEMLPAREA, encoded by the coding sequence ATGGAGCTTCGGCAGATGGAGTACTTCGTCGCCCTCGCCGAGGAGCAGCAGTTCACCCGGGCGGCCGAGCTGACGACCGTGTCCCAGTCCGGGCTCTCGGCGGCGATCCGGAGCCTCGAGGAGGACCTCCAGACCCCGCTCTTCCTGCGGACGACCCGGCGGGTCGAGCTCACCGAGGCCGGCCACGCGCTGCTCCCGTTCGCCCGGACCCTCCTGGCCCAGGCCGCCGCCGGACGCGACGCCGTGATCGCGACCAAGAGCGAGCTGTCCGGACGTCTCCGCGTCGGCAGCGAGCAGTGCCTCGGCGTCGTCGACGTCCCCGAGCTCCTCGAGCGGTTCCACCGGCGCTACCCGCAGGTCGAGATCGAGTTCGAGCAGGCGGGGTCGCAGACGCTCCTCGGGCAGATCCGCACCGGCGAGCTCGACGTCGCGTTCATCGCCGGACCGGACAGCCGCACGCACATGCGTCTCGGGACGGTCGAGCACGTCGAGCTGAGCTCGGAGCCCCTCGTCCTGCTGGCGCCGCCGGACAGTCACCTCGCGACCAAGTCCCGCATCGAGTGGTCGTGCCTCGACGGTCTGGACTTCATCGACTTCCACCCGAGCTGGGCCGTCCGGCTCCTCAACGACGAGGCGTTCGAGGCCCGAGGGATCCACCGGCGGGTCCGGTTCACGGTCAACGACGTCCACACGCTGCTCGACATGGTCCAGCGCGGTCTCGGTGTCGCGATCGTCCCCCGACCGATCGCGTCGAAGCCCCAGGCCGCGTCGCTCGCCACGCTCCGTCTCACCGATCTCTCCGCACCGAGGTGGGTGGTGACCGCGGTCGCCGGCGCGTACGACCGCTCCGCCGTCGCCGCGAGCAAGCTCATGGAGATGCTGCCCGCGCGCGAGGCATGA
- a CDS encoding DinB family protein: MTRRVPFLGEEKESLRTSLDRHRDVVLWKIEDLDDEALRRPMTPSGTSLLGLVKHLAAVEYGWFCETFDRPTEPLPFDPDDPEADLRVRPDETTADVVAFYQRARAAADAAIDELEIDDLGTAWFGETVSLRWVLIHMIEEVARHAGHLDILRELIDGSTGDHR, from the coding sequence ATGACGCGACGTGTGCCGTTCCTCGGCGAGGAGAAGGAGAGCCTGCGGACGAGCCTGGACCGGCACCGTGACGTCGTCCTGTGGAAGATCGAGGACCTCGACGACGAGGCGCTCCGCCGCCCCATGACGCCGTCGGGCACGAGCCTGCTCGGGCTCGTCAAGCACCTGGCGGCCGTCGAGTACGGCTGGTTCTGCGAGACCTTCGACCGCCCGACCGAGCCGCTGCCGTTCGATCCCGACGACCCGGAGGCGGACCTGCGGGTCCGGCCCGACGAGACCACGGCGGACGTCGTCGCGTTCTACCAGCGGGCTCGCGCCGCCGCCGACGCCGCGATCGACGAGCTGGAGATCGACGACCTCGGCACCGCGTGGTTCGGGGAGACGGTGTCGCTGCGCTGGGTGCTCATCCACATGATCGAGGAGGTCGCCCGGCACGCAGGGCACCTGGACATCCTCCGCGAGCTGATCGACGGCAGCACGGGCGACCACCGGTAG
- a CDS encoding S-ribosylhomocysteine lyase — protein MNVESFNLDHRTVVAPYVRLADTKVLPAGDVISKFDVRFTQPNRAHLEMPVVHSLEHLFAEHSRNHSTQVIDFSPMGCQTGFYLILQGAWELDAVLDLVQATLEDILVATEVPAANEIQCGWGANHTLEGAQDAARTFLGARSEWSTVTA, from the coding sequence ATGAACGTCGAGTCGTTCAACCTCGACCACCGGACCGTCGTGGCCCCCTACGTGCGGCTCGCCGACACCAAGGTGCTCCCGGCCGGCGACGTGATCAGCAAGTTCGACGTGCGGTTCACGCAGCCCAACCGCGCCCACCTCGAGATGCCGGTGGTGCACTCTCTCGAGCACCTGTTCGCCGAGCACTCGCGCAACCACTCGACGCAGGTCATCGACTTCTCCCCGATGGGCTGCCAGACCGGCTTCTACCTGATCCTGCAGGGCGCCTGGGAGCTCGATGCGGTCCTCGACCTCGTCCAGGCGACCCTCGAGGACATCCTCGTGGCCACCGAGGTGCCGGCCGCGAACGAGATCCAGTGCGGGTGGGGTGCGAACCACACGCTCGAGGGTGCTCAGGACGCGGCCCGCACCTTCCTCGGTGCGCGCTCCGAGTGGAGCACGGTGACCGCGTGA